The Couchioplanes caeruleus sequence TGGCCCACACGGGCGCGGCATGAGCGGCGCGCCCGAGGCCTGGGTTACGGCGCCCCTGCCGCACGTCGGCGCCGAGCCGCATCTCGGCTACGCCCTCGACCTCGTCCTGGCCGACGTGCTGGTCCGGCACGGCCGGCAGCGCGGACGCCCGGTGGCACTGCGGACCGGCACCGACGAGAACACCCCATACAGCGCGGCGGCGGCGCGGGCGGCCGGGATCTCCCCCGCCGGGTACGCCGCCGCCCGGGCAGCCACCTTCACGCGCCTCGCGGACGCGCTCGGCGTACGGCCGGACCGGTTCGTGCGTACCTCGGCCGACCCTGCCCACCGGCGTACGGTCGCATGGCTCTGGCGCACCTGCCTCGCGGCCGGCGACCTGTACAAGGGCGACTACACCGGATGGTTCTGCGACCCGTGCGGCCGGTTCCGTCCCGGCGGCGACGGCGGTCGCTGCCCGGAGCACGGCGACGGGCTGCGGGAGACCCGGGAGGAGAACTGGTTCTTCCGGATGGGCCGACACGCCGGCGCGCTGCGGGCCGCCCTGGACGCCGGCGTCCCGCGCGTCGTGCCGCAGCACCGGAAACACGAGGTGATCGGCCTGCTCGACGCCGGGCTGACCGACTTCAGCGTTTCCCGGCCGGCGGCCCGCGCCGGAGGCTGGGGGCTGCCGGTGCCCGGCGATCCCGGACAACTGGTGCACTCCTGGTTCGACGTACTCTGCGGCTACCTCGACGGGGACGCGCCACAGCAGGAGCTCGTGCATGTGATCGGCAAGGGGATCCTGCGGTACCACGCCGCACACTGGCCGGCGATCCTGCGCTCGGCCGGGCTGCCGGCCCCGCGGGCGCTGCTGGTGCACGAGCACATCACCGTCGCGCGGGGTCCCCTCGACGCCGCCGACCCGGTGGCTCTGGCAGACGCGTACGGGCCCGACGCTCTGCGCTGGTGGCTGCTGCGGGAGGCATCGCGTCCGGTCGACGTGGACTTCAGCGTGGAGCGGATGGCGGCCCTCGCCAACGACGAGCTCGCCGGCGGCCTCGGCAACCTGGTCCACCGGACCGTCACCATGCTGCACCGGTACCGCCCGGGCCGGCCGGTGCCCGCACCGGTCGAGCCGCACGACTCCGCCCCCGCGGTGCTGGCCGCCGCGGCGGCGTTGCCGGACCGGATCGGCGCCGCCCTCGACGCGCTCGAGCCGCGGGCGGCCACCGAGGCGCTCTGGGCCCTGGTCGGCGCGGGCAACCGGTACGTCGAGGAGGTGGCTCCCTGGCGGCTGGCCGCCCGCGAACGCGACGGCGCTCCGGGCGCGGCGCTGGACGAGGCGCTGGGGGTGGCACTGACCGTCTGTCGGCGACTCGCAACGGCGCTGGAACCGTTCCTGCCGGCGGCGGCCGCACGGATCGCCGCACAATGCGGCCATCCCGGCGGCGAGCTGCCGCCCGCCCGGCCGGTAATCCTCCGCGTCGAACCGTTGCCGGAGGTGGCGCCGTGCTGAGGTTCGCCGTCATCGGCTGCGGGAACATCGGTGCGCTGCATGCCCGGCTGATCGCCGAGGCCACCGGCCGGGCCGCGCTCGTCGCGGTGCTGGGCCGCACGCCGGCGCGGGCCGGGCCGCTCGCGCGGCGGTACGGCTGCGACTGGAGCACCGACCTCGCCGACCTGCTGGCCCGCGACGACGTGGACGCGGTCAGCGTCTGTACGCCCAGCGGCACGCACGGCACGATCGCGCTCGCCGCGCTGGAGCGTGGCAAGCACGTGCTGGTCGAGAAGCCCATCGACATCGACGTCGCCACGGCCGACCGGCTGATCGCCGCGTCCCGGCGCCACGACCGGCGGCTCGGCGTCGTTTCCCAGCACCGCTTCGACCCGGCCACCCGGGTGGTGGCCGAGGCGCTACGGGCCGGGCGGCTGGGGGTACCGACCGCCGTGCAGGTGGAGGTGCCGCTGTGGCGATCGCCGCAGTACTATGCGACCGGCGGGTGGCGGGGCACCCGGGCGATGGACGGCGGCGGCGCGCTGATGAACCAGGGCGTGCACCTGGTGGACCTGATGCTGGCGCTGTGCGGGCCGGCGGTGGAGGTCGACGCCCGGACCGCCCGCCGGGTCCACGAGGGGATCGAGGTCGAGGACGTCGTCGCGGCCACCATCCACTTCGCCAGCGGGGCGCTCGGCACACTGCTGGCCACCACGGCCGCATACCCGGGCCTGACCACCCGGCTCGCCGTGTACGGAAGCCGCGGATCGGCGGTCATCGACAACGACCGGCTGGCGTACTTCCACGCGGCGGCCGAGGGCGACGACGTCGGCGGGTTCGGTGCGTACGGGGCGGCCAACCAGGCCGCGGCCGTGCTGCCCGCCGACCCGGAGTGGGAGGCGGACCGCGATCCGTACGGTATGCCGCTGCGCCCCCACCGCGACCAGATCGCCGACTTCTGCGACGCGGTCGCTCGGGGCCGCGCGCCGCACGTCGACGGTGCCGAGGGCCGCCGGGCCCTGGCACTGGTCCGGGCCGTCTACGCCGCGGCCGAGACCGGCCGCCCGGTCCGCATCGAGCCGGCCTGATCCCGCCGCGTCTTCGCCCATTGCGTCTTCGCCTACCGCGTCTTCGCCCGGCGGGCCGTCACCGAGGGACGCCGGGTCAGCCGAGGTCGGCGTGCATCTCCCAGACCAGGATCTCGGCGGCTTCGGTGGCGGTGACCTGCTGGCCGCCGATGGCGGTGAACCGGACGGCGTCGCCGGTGCCCAGCGCACCGGTGCCTTCCAGGGTCACGGCGCCGCGCGGCACGTACAGGTGCAGGAAAGGCGCGTCGGGCAGCCGTAGGCTCTGGCCGGGCTGCAGGCGGGCGGCGTAGAGCGCGGCGTACTTGTTCTTGATCCGGATGGCGGCATCGTCGCGGTGCTTGTCCAT is a genomic window containing:
- a CDS encoding methionine--tRNA ligase — its product is MSGAPEAWVTAPLPHVGAEPHLGYALDLVLADVLVRHGRQRGRPVALRTGTDENTPYSAAAARAAGISPAGYAAARAATFTRLADALGVRPDRFVRTSADPAHRRTVAWLWRTCLAAGDLYKGDYTGWFCDPCGRFRPGGDGGRCPEHGDGLRETREENWFFRMGRHAGALRAALDAGVPRVVPQHRKHEVIGLLDAGLTDFSVSRPAARAGGWGLPVPGDPGQLVHSWFDVLCGYLDGDAPQQELVHVIGKGILRYHAAHWPAILRSAGLPAPRALLVHEHITVARGPLDAADPVALADAYGPDALRWWLLREASRPVDVDFSVERMAALANDELAGGLGNLVHRTVTMLHRYRPGRPVPAPVEPHDSAPAVLAAAAALPDRIGAALDALEPRAATEALWALVGAGNRYVEEVAPWRLAARERDGAPGAALDEALGVALTVCRRLATALEPFLPAAAARIAAQCGHPGGELPPARPVILRVEPLPEVAPC
- a CDS encoding Gfo/Idh/MocA family protein; the protein is MLRFAVIGCGNIGALHARLIAEATGRAALVAVLGRTPARAGPLARRYGCDWSTDLADLLARDDVDAVSVCTPSGTHGTIALAALERGKHVLVEKPIDIDVATADRLIAASRRHDRRLGVVSQHRFDPATRVVAEALRAGRLGVPTAVQVEVPLWRSPQYYATGGWRGTRAMDGGGALMNQGVHLVDLMLALCGPAVEVDARTARRVHEGIEVEDVVAATIHFASGALGTLLATTAAYPGLTTRLAVYGSRGSAVIDNDRLAYFHAAAEGDDVGGFGAYGAANQAAAVLPADPEWEADRDPYGMPLRPHRDQIADFCDAVARGRAPHVDGAEGRRALALVRAVYAAAETGRPVRIEPA